Part of the Methylorubrum populi genome is shown below.
GATCCGCTCCTCCTCCCGAAGGGTGACGGAGTCGGGATCCTTGGTTCCGGGGATGTCGGCGAACTGCGCCGCCAGCAGCGCCTCGGTCTTCACGGTGCGCGAGAAGCGGCCGGTGGTGCAGAAGGTCGCCGGCATCAGCACCCGGCGCCCGCCCGCACCGAGTTCGACCTCGTAGTAGCGCACGAAGGATTCGCCGCGATCGACCCAGAGATCGACGACGGTGCCGGCGACCTGCCGGTCGGCGCCGAAGACCGGCATCCCGATCGGGTTCGGTCCGTCCTCGTGGACGACGAAGGCGTCGGCGACGCGCAACGGAACGATGCGGTACTGCGCGTCCCAGGTCCGGTCGTGCTCGTCGTGGCGCGGCACCCACGAGCCCGGACCGACGCCGGCCTGAAGCGAGGTGTCGGTGCGGAAGTAGGGTGCGCCGGGGAAGACCTCGCGGCGGGTGCTCGGCACGTCGGTGTCGTAGGCGATGTTGGTCTGCGGCGCGTACATCGTGTGACCGCTCGACAGGTGGAACGCCTTCGGTGTCGGGATCAGGATCGGATCCGGGCTCTTGAGACGGCCGGCGGCCTCGTTCTCCAGCGGATAGCCCTCGCGCCGGTCCTCGCGCCGGAGATAGAAGACGAGGCCCGCGAAGAAGATCCAGAACGCGTATAGCGTGACCTGCGCGACGTCGATGTAACCGGTGATCTCGCCTCTGGGCATGGCAGGCCTCCCGATCAGGTAAGACGGTTGACGAGGGGATCGAACCGGCCAGCCTGCCCCTCGTCCGGGCAGTCGGCCTCGGGCTCGGCCGCGCGCACGAGCGGACCGATGGCGACCAGGGTGGCGAAGAGCAGCGCGATCTCGACGTGGTAGACGATGAGGTAGCCGATCGCCGGCTCGTTCATGCCTTCGCCGAGCGCCCCCGACTGAGCGATCGCCGCGCCGAGATCGCGCAGGATGCCGCTCGCGGCGATCGCGGTGCCGGCCGCGGTCGCCTGCGCCGCGCCCCAGGCGCCGAGGGCGAGGCCGGTATCCTCCGGCCCGGCCTTGGCCATGGAGGCGGTGAGCGTTCCGTGGGCGAACAGCCCCCCGCCGATGCCGATCAGGGTGACGCCGGCGGCGAAGAGCCGGGCGGACGCGAGCGGTGCGGCAAAGATCACCGCCGAGAAGGCGGCGATGCCGATCACCGTGCCGGTGGCCGCGACCCGGTAGGGATCGCCCCCGCGGTTGAGCCAGCGCGCCGCCGCGATCAGGCCGAGCCCGCCGCCCGCCGCGAGCATCGCCGTCAGCGCCGTCGTCTGCGCCACGGTGAGGCCGAGGATCTGGCCGCCGTAGGGTTCGAGCAGAATATCCTGCATCGAGAAGGCCGCGGTCCCGAGAGCGATCGCCGCGAGACGCCGCCGCGCGGTGCCCTCGCCGGCATAACCGCGCCAGGACTGCGAAAAACTCGGCCGCGGCTTGGTCCGGTCCGTGCGGCCGGGATCGCGCGCCTCCTGCTTCCACAACGCGACGCCGTTGAGCACGATGGTGATCAGCGCCGCGCCCTGGATCACCTGGATCAGGCGGATCGCCGAGAAATTGGCGAGTGCCAGCCCGAACAGAACGGCGCTGCCCATCATGCCGGCGAGCAGCATGGCGCAGAGGAGCGCCACCACCTTCGGGCGGGCGTGGGCCGGGGCAAGATCGGTGGCGAGCGCCAGGCCGACGGTCTGCGTCGTGTGAAGTCCCGCGCCGACGAGCAGGAAGGCGAGCGCCGCGGCCGCATGGCCGACCCAGAGCGGGCCGGTGGTGTCACCCGACAGAATCAGAAGGGCGAACGGCATGATCGCCAGCCCGCCGAATTGCAGCAGCGTGCCGAACCAGATGTAGGGCACCCGCCGCCAGCCGAGCACCGACCGGTGCGTGTCCGAGCGGAAGCCGACCAGCGCCCGCAGGGGCGCGAACAGGAGCGGCAGCGACAGCATCACCGCGACGATCCAGGCCGGCACCGCCAGTTCGACGATCATGACGCGGTTGAGCGTGCCGATCAGGAGCACTGCGGCCATACCGACGGTGACCTGAAACAGCGACAGCCGCATCAGCCGCCCGAGCGGCAGCTCCTTCGTCGCCGCGTCGGCGAAGGGAAGGATCGCCGGGCCGAGACGCAACAGCGCCTGGGTGATGGCGAGGCCGGACTTCATCGAGATTGCCCTCCCCCCACTGCGGGGGAGGGTGGCCCCTGCGTCAGCAGGGTTCGTGAGAGGGGAGCGCCGCTTCCGGACGAACCTGAGCCGGCCCCTCTCCCGCCCGCTCCGCGGGCACCCTCCCCCGCAGAGGGGGGAGGGTTTTTTTGTCTGCGCAGCTCGATGGCGTTCGAGAGATAGAACCCGCTGTTCACCCTCTGCGTGCGGTCGACGGCGAAGCGGACCAGCGCCTGCTCCCGCGCGATGCGCCGCCGCAGCCCGCCCTCCGTCACCGGCACGATGGCGGGCGCCCGGTCGGCCTTGGGAAACAGCTTGCCGGCCGTATGCATCAGCGTCAGCAAAGCCGTGCGCGGCGCGACCGTGAACAGCAGGCTTCCGTCGGTGCGCAGGGACAGTTCGGCGAGCGCCCGCACGATGTCGGGCGCCTGATAGTGGATCAGCGAATCCATCGCGATGACATGGTCGAAGCGTCCGAGCCAGGGATCGAGCATGTCGCCGACACGGAAATCGACGGAGCCCGGCCCGGCGATCGCCGGCAGACGTTCGCGGGCGAGCCCGATCAGCGTCGGCGAGACGTCGATGGCGACAACCTCCGCCCCCCGGCGGGCCGCCTCGACCGCGAGCGCGCCGGTGCCGCAGCCGGCATCCAGCAGGCGTCGGCCGGTCAGATCCTGCGGCAGCCAGCCGAGCAGGGTCGCCCGCATGGTGTCGCGCCCGGCCCGCACCGTGGCGCGGATCTTCGAGACCGGCGCGTCGGAGGTCAGGCGCGACCACGCCTCGACGGCGGTGCGGTCGAAATAGGTCTCGAGCTGCGAGCGGCGGGTGAGGTAGGGCGTGCTCATCAATCGAAGCCCGATCAGTCGAAACCAAGAAATTCGAACAGGTCGCGGTCCTTCATCGGCGCCGCCTCGCACGGGTCGGCGCCGGCCCAGAGCGCTTCGGCCAGCCGCATGTACTCGTCGGTGACGGCCTTCAGCTCCGGCGAGGCGTCCATCTCGAACAGCGTCGACTTCTTCAGCCGGGAGCGGCGCACCACGTCGAGATCGGGGAAATGCGCCAGTCGGCGCAGGCCCACCGCGGCGTTGAAGCGGTCGATCTCGTCCGTCTTGGCCGAGCGGTTGGCGATGACGCCGCCGAGGCGCACCCCGTAATTCTTGGCCTTGGAGTGGATCGCCGCGACGATCCGGTTCATGGCGAAGATCGAATCGAAGTCGTTGGCGGTGACGATCAGCGCCCGGTCGGCGTGCTGCAGCGGCGAGGCGAAGCCGCCGCAGACCACGTCGCCGAGCACGTCGAATACCACCACGTCGGTGTCTTCGAGCAGGTGGTGCTCCTTGAGGAGCTTCACCGTCTGCCCGACGACGTAGCCGCCGCAGCCGGTGCCGGCCGGCGGGCCACCGGCCTCGACGCATTTCACACCGTTGAAGCCCTCGACGACGAAATCATCCGGCCGCAGCTCCTCCGAGTGGAAGTTCACCGATTCGAGCGCGTCGATGACGGTCGGTGCAAGGCGTTTGGTCAGGGTGAAGGTCGAGTCGTGCTTCGGGTCGCAGCCGATCTGCAGGACGCGCTTTCCGAGCTTCGAGAAGGCCACCGAAAGGTTCGAGGAGGTGGTGGACTTGCCGATGCCGCCCTTGCCGTAGACCGCGAAGACCTTGGCGGTCTCGATCCGGTCGGCGGGATCGAGCGCGACCTGGAGGCTGCCCTCCTCGCGGCGCATGGCGACCGGATTGCGGATGGCGATGTTCATGCCGCGACTCCTGCGGTGATTCCGGGCGTGACGCCCTCGAGCCGGTCTTCCAGCTCCTCCTCGGCGCGGTCGAGCGCGTCGCGCATCGCCGGGTCGGGGGTCCAGAAGCCGCGGCGATGGGCCTCGATGAGACGGCTCGCGACCTTGGCGCAGGCGGTCGGGTTGAGCGACGCCATCCGGTCGCGCATCTGATCGTCGAGCACGAAGGTCTCGGTGATGCGCTCGTAGATCCAGGGCTGCACCGCGCCGGCGGTGGCCGACCAGCCGACCGTGTTGGTCAGCGTCGCCTCGATCTGGCGCACGCCCTCGTAGCCGTGGCCGAGCAGGCCCTCGTACCATTTCGGGTTGAGCATGCGGGTGCGGGTCTCCAGCGCCACCTGCTCATCGAGGGAGCGCACGCGCCCCTCCCCGCGGGTCTGGTCGCTGATGTAGATCGGCACGCTGGCGCCCTTCGCGCGGGCGACCGCACGGCTCATGCCGCCGAGCCCGTCGAAGTAGTGATCGACGGATGTGACACCGAGTTCGACCGAATCGAGGTTCTGGTAGGCGAGATCGACCCGGGCGAGCACCGCCTTCATCAGGTCGCGCCGGGGTTCGGGACGCCCGGTGCGGCCGTAGGCGAAGCTCTTGCGGCGGGAGAACGTCTCGCAGAGCTCACCCTCGTCGTCCCAGCGGCCGGACTCGACGAGATGGTTGACGTTGGCGCCGTAGGCCCCCTCCGCGTTCGAGAAGACCCGCAGGGCTGCCGTCTCGAAGTCGCAAGCCTGCTCGGCCTGGATCGCCAGGGCGTGCTTGCGCACGAAGTTCCGGTCGATCGGCTCGTCGGCCGAGGCCGCCAGAAAGCTTGCTTCCGCCAGAAGCCTCGTTTGAAGCGGCAGGAGATCGCGGAAGATGCCCGAAAGCGTGACCACCGCGTCGATGCGCGGCCGGCCGAGTCGCTCAAGCGGGATCAGTTCGGCTCCGGCGAGCCGGCCGTAGCCGTCGAATCGGGGCGCCGCGCCGATCAGCGCCAGCGCCTGGGCAATCGGGCCGCCCTCGCTCTTCAGGTTGTCGGTGCCCCACAAGACGAGAGCAACGCTTTCCGGCAATGCCCGGCCTTCGGCGATGTGGCGCTCCAGCACCCGCGCCACTTGCTTCGCTCCATCGGCCAGCGCGAAGGCCGAGGGCAGACGGTAGGGGTCGAAGCCGTGCAGGTTGCGCCCCGTTGGCAGGATCGCGGGATTGCGCAACAGGTCGCCGCCCGCCACGGGGGCAATGAAGCGCCCGTCGAGTGCCCGCAGCAGGGAGGGCATCTCGCTGTCGCGGGTCAGGTCACGATCGATCCGGGCGAGATTGGCGAAAGCGGTTCGGTTCGCTTCGCTGAGGGGCAGACCTGCCTCGGCCAACGCTTCGTTGAGCGCCGCACCCTCGGTCAGCCGCTCGATCCCGGCGCGCGCCGGTTTCAATCCGTGCGAGGCGTCCGCCAGCGCGAGCAGAAGATCGACGCGCTCCTCGCCGGCCATGCCCTCGCCGACCACGTGAAGGCCGTGCGGGATCAAGGTCTGTTCGAGCTCGCTCAGCGCGGCGGCGAGCGCGGCGACGCGCGGGCCCGTGTCGCCTTCCCAGGCCGGTTCGGCCGGCACGAGATCGACGGCTGCGCCCTGTGCCTGGATGATGGCGGCCAGCGCCGTCCGCTCCGAGAACGCTTCGGGTTCCAGGCCGCGCCAGCGCTCGATCGAGACCTTGAGGTCGCTCAGACCGCGGTAGAGCCCCGCCGTGGCGAGGCTCGGTGTGAGGTAGCTCACCAGCGTCGCGGCGGACCGCCGCTTGGCGAGCGTGCCCTCGGACGGATTATTGGCGGCGTAGAGATAGATGTTCGGAAGGTCGCCGATCAGCCGCTCGGGCCAGCAGGCCCCCGACAGCCCGGACTGCTTGCCGGGCATGAATTCGAGCGCACCGTGCGTGCCGAAGTGCAGTACCGCGTCGGCGGAAAAGTCCTCGTGCAGCCAGCGGTAGAAGGCGCAGAAGGCGTGGGTCGGCGCGAAGCCCTCCTCGAACAGCAGCCGCATCGGGTCGCCCTCGTAGCCGAAGGCGGGCTGCACTCCGACGAAGACGTTTCCGAACCGGGCGCCGAGAACGAGGATGTCGGCGCCGTTGCTCTGGTGGCGGCCGGGCGCCGGACCCCATTGCGCCTCGATCTCGGGCAGAAAGGTCTCGCGGCGGACGTGTTCCTCCGCCGAGACGCGGGCATGGACATTGGCGGGGGTGCCGTAACGCGCGGCGTTGCCGCCGAGAATCGTTTCTCGCAGGGCGTCGACGCTTGCGGGGACCTCGACATCGTAGCCGTCGGCCTTCAGGCCGCGCAGGGTGTTCAGCAGCGAGGCGTAGACCGAGAGGAAGGCGGCGGAGCCCGTGGCGCCGGCATTCGGCGGGAAGTTGAACAGCACGACGGCGAGCCGCCGCTCGTGCTTCGGACGGTTCCGCAGGGAGACGAGCCGCTCGATGCGGGCGGCGAGACGCTCTGCGCGCTCGGGATGCACGCGCATGTCGCGGGCATTGCCGGGGCCGGACCCCGACGAGCGGCCGCCGAACACCATCGGCGCGGTCGCGCCGTCCAGTTCCGGAATCGCGACCATCATGGTCGCCTCGACCGGCGAGAGGCCGCGCGCGCCCGCCTCCCACTGTTCGAGCGTCTGGAACTCGAGCGCGTGGGCGGCGAGATACGGCACGTCGAGCCGTGCCAGGGTCGCCTCGGCCGCCGCCGAGTCGTTGTAGGCCGGGCCGCCGACCAGCGAGAAGCCGGTGAGTGAGACCAGCGCGTCGATCGTCGGCTGTCCGTCCGCCGTGAAGAAGGCGTCGACCGCCGGGCGGTTGTCGAGCCCGGCGGCGAAGGCCGGCACCACCGAAAGGCCGCGCGCCTCGAACGCGGCGATGACGCCGTCGTAATGCGCCGTGTTGCCGGCCAACACGTAGGAGCGCATCAGCAGCAGGCCAACGCGCCCGCGCGCCCCCGGCACGGCCGGCATCGCCGAGAGGTTCTCGCCGACCCGGCCCGACATGCGCGGATGGTAGAGGCCGGTCTCGGGATAGTGCTGTGGGGCCGGCGCGGCTGCGATCTCCCGCCATCCGCAGCGGGGACCGGCGGCGTAACGCTGCACGAGGAAGCGCACGAGGCTCGCTACGTTCTCGTCCGAGCCCGCGAGCCAGTATTGCAGGGTCAGGAAATAGGCCCGCACGTCCTGCGCCGAGCCGGGGATGAAGCGTAGGATCTTCGGAAGCTTGCGCACCAGCGCCATCTGCCGGGCGGCGTTGCCCTCCGCGCCCGGCTTGCCCCGCAGACGCTTGAGGAAGTCGAGCGCCGAGCGCTTGGCGCCGCTCATGTCGAAGCGGTGGAGCCGCGTCGTGCGCACGATCTCGGCGGCCGAGAGGCAGCCGATCATCGCGTCGCAGGCATCGCGGCGAGCCAGCAGCGCCGGCAGGATCGCCCGAACGTGCTCGTCGAGGAACAGCATCGCCGAGACGACGATGTCGGCGCGGGCAATGTCCGCCTCGCAGGCCTGGAGAGCGGCCTTGTCGGTCTCCCATTCGGCGGCGGCGTGGAAGCTCAGCACCAGGCCCGGCATCTGCGCGGCGAGCCGCAGACGCGCCCGCTCCACCGCGCTCGCCAGATGATTGTCGAGCGTGACGATGGCGACGCGGATAGTGGGCCTATCGGCCGAAATGCGCCTTGGCATCGTAGAGGGTCTCGAGGGTGATGAGCGGTAGGTGCCGCTCGCGGGCGAAGCGCTCGGTGTTGGCGCGGGCCTTCCCGCGCACGAAGAACGGGATCTTCTTCAGCTCCTTCTCGGCATCGGGCGCCCACGGCGCGGTTCGGATCGCATCGGCGTCGGGGATGGGGAGGGATGGAACGGGCGCCGACGCGAGGGGAGGATTCATCGGCGCCCGCTCCGCGGCGTCCGCGATCCGGCTCGGCGTGCGACCGAGATGGGACGGGGCGGCGCCATCGTGGAATTCGGGATCTTCACGGAACATCCCGAGGAGATGCTCCTCCAGCCCCATCATCAGGGGATGCACGAGGGTGTCGAACAGGACGTTCGCGCCTTCGAAGCCCATCTGCGGCGAGTGGCGGGCCGGAAAGTCCTGGACATGGATCGGCGCCGAGATCACCGCGCAGGGGATGCCGAGCCGCTTGGCAACATGGCGCTCCATCTGCGTGCCGAGCACCAGTTCCGGCATGGCTGCCTGGATCGCCGCCTCGACGTCGAGGTAGTCGTCGGTGATCGTCGCCTCGATCCCGTGCAGGGCGGCCTCCGCCCGGACTTCGCGGGCGAATTCGCGGCTGTAGCTGCCGAGTCCGACGAGCCTGAAGCCGAGTTCGTGCGCGGCGACCCGGGCGATGGCCAGGGCGTGGGTGGCATCTCCGAAGACGAAGACGCGCTTTCCCGTGAGATAGGTCGAGTCGACGGAGCGGCTGTACCAGGGCAGCCGCGACGACGCGTCGGCGAGGACGGGGGCGGGATCGGCGCCGGCGAGCGCCGCAACGGCCTCCACGAAACGCCGTGTCGCCCCGACGCCGATCGGCACTGTGTCGACGAAGGGCTGCCCGAACGTCTTTTCGAGGTACTGCGCGGCGGAGCGCGCCACCTCGGGATAGAGCACGACGTTGAAGTCGGCCTCCCCCAGCCGGGCGAGATCGCCGGGACTGGCACCGAGCGGCGCGACGACATTCACCGCGATCCCGAGCGCATCGAGAATGAGCCGGACCTCGATCAGGTCATCGCGGTTGCGGAAGCCGAGCGCGGTGGGCCCGAGGAGGTTGCAGCAGGGGCGCCGTCCCGTGCGCGAGCGGCGCTCGGCCGGGCTGCCAGCGAGCGCGCGCACCAAGCGGTAGAAGGTCTCGGACGCGCCCCAGTTCTCCTTCTTCTGATAGGCGGGCAGTTCCAGAGGAATGACGGGGATCGGCAGGTCGAGCGCTCTGGCCAGGCCGCCCGGATCGTCCTGGATCAGTTCCGCCGTGCAGGAGGCGCCGACGATCATCGCCTGCGGACGGAAGCGCGCGTAGGCGGCGGCGACCGCTTCCTTGAAGATCGCGGCGGTGTCGCGACCCAGATCCTGGGCCTGGAAGGTCGTGTAGGTCACGGGCGGACGCTTGGCGCGCCGATCGATCATCGTGAACAGAAGGTCGGCGTAGGTGTCGCCTTGAGGCGCGTGCAGCACGTAGTGCAGGCCCTCCATCGCGGTGGCGACCCGCATGGCGCCGATATGCGGTGGTCCCTCGTAGGTCCAGACGGTGAGCTGCATCGCCGCTACACCTCCAGCCGGGCGCGCCGCACGAGCGGGCGCGCGAAGAGCTCGGCGAGGTCGCCCGCCTGTTCGTAGCCCTGAATCGGCGTGAACAGCAGTTCGATCGACCACTTCGTCGTCAGCCCCTCCGCCTCCAGCGGGTTGGCGAGACCGAGGCCGCACACCGTCAGGTCCGGCCGCGCCGCCCGGCAGCGGTCGAGCCCGTCATCCAGGCTCTGGCCCTCCACCACGGGCGTCCCGCCGGGAAGCCAGTCGATCTCCGCGGCGAGGTGGGCGCGATGGAGGTAGGGCGTGCCGACCTCGATCAGCTCCGCGCCCATCTCCCGCGACAGGAAGCGGGCGAGCGGCACTTCGAGCTGCGAATCGGGAAAGAAGAACACCCGCCTGCGCGCGAGCGTCTCGGCGTAGGCCGTCAGCGCCTGGCGCGCTCGCCGCACGCCCGGCGCCGTCACCGCCTCGAAGCGTCCCGTTTCGACGCCGAACGCTTCGGCCGCCGCGCGAAGCCACGCGGTCGTCCCCTCGGCACCGAGGGGAAACGGAGCGGCGATCCGGCGGGCGCCGCGTTCCTCCAGGGCCCGGGCGGTGTCGGCGAGGAAGGGCTGGGCGAGGAGGAAGCGCGTGCCGCGCCCGACCGCCGGCATCTGATCGGCTCGCCGCGCCGGCAGGAACCGTGCGGCGATGCCGAGATCGGAGAACAGTCGCGTGAAGAGGGTTTTAGGTTAGCATAGAGAGCAGGTCGCTGATCCTGCAGTTTCCGGCGAAACGGGCGAAGAGGGCGAGGCTGACGTCCACCATGCGCTTGGCTTTCGAGACCACGATTGAGCGGCGTCGAAAGCGGGCGAGCCAATGCCGCTGCCGGGCGTTGTCCCGCTCGATGCTGTGGGTCTCGTCCTTGCCCGTATAGTGCTGCCCGATCGGCAACAGCGCGGTGTAGGCAGCGTAGGCGTCCGTGCAGTAGAGCCGGGTGCGCCAGCGCTGCAGCCGTTGGATCAGGCGCTCGCAGGTGGCCTTGTCACGACCGCCGCATTCCCAGTCCACCAACTGCCCTGAAGCACGATCCCAAGCTTTCCAGATCCAGAGCGGCTCGGACTTTTTTTCACATAGTGCCACATCTCATCAAGCTCGATCACCACCGCCCGGCCTTCCGGCTCGGGCTTGTGCGCGTAGGCGGCGGCGAACTGCTCCAGCCAAGCCTGGATCGTCGGTGTCGAGACACCGAGCAGCTTGGCGGTGCGGTTCATCGACAAGCCGCTGACATACAGCAGGACCGCGGTGGCCTTCATGGCCAGCGGCTTGCCGCGGGCGGGCGTGTCGGTGAAGTTCAGGCCACAGGCCTTGCACCGATACCGCTGCTTGGAGCGCATCAGCCCATTTTTGACGTGCTCCTCACTGCCACAACGCTTGCACTGCAGACCCATGACCCACCTCCCGCCGAATGCGCTCGGCGAGGAAGATAGGTCATCTATGCAGCCCTAAAACCCTCCGCGTGAACTGGTCCTCGACCACGTCGGCGAGCGCGCCGACGACGAGCAGATCGTCCGTCGCGGTCGCCGCCGGCAGGTCCGGCACCAAAGCCGCGAGGCAGGCATCCTCTCCCTGAGTGAAGGTCGTCTCGATGCCCGAGCCCGAGTAATTGAGCACGCGCACGGCGGGAGCCAGCCGCTGCGACAGCCGCAGGGCCGCCCGCGACAGGTCGAGCTTGATCACCTCGGAGGGACACGAGCCGACGAGGAACAGCAGCCGGATCTCCGGCCGCCGCTCGATCAGCCGCGTCACGACCCGGTCGAGCTCCTCGTTCATGTCGGCAAGGCCGGCGAGATCGCGCTCATCGATGATGGCGGTGGCGAAGCGCGGCTCGGCGAAGATCATCACGCCCGCCGCCGACTGGATCAGGTGGGCGCAGGTGCGGGAGCCGACGACGAGGAAGAAGGCGTCCTGGATCTTCCGGTGAAGCCAGACGATGCCGGTCAGGCCGCAGAACACGGCCCGCTGACCACGCTCGGCGCGGATGGCGACGTCGCATCCGGTTGCGGCGATGGGCGCGTGGGCGTTCACCGCGCGGCTCCCGCTGCGAGGGCGAGGGAGGCCGGCGCCTCGAGCCGTGCCGCCCGGAGCTTCAGGAGGAACTGAACGGCATTGATGAGGTAGGCGGCATAGGCGGCGAGCGCGAGGACCATCAATCCGGGCGTGTCGAGCCAGCCGAGACCGAGTGCGGCGAGATAGGCCGTGTGCAGCGCCAGCACGAGGATGCTGAACACGTCCTCCCAGAAGAAGGCCGGCGCGAACAGGTAGCGGCCGAACACGGCCTTTTCCCAGATCGAGCCCGTCACCATGATCGCGTAGAGGACGAGGGTCTTGGCGACGACGGAGGCGCTGGCGATCGCCGCACCTTCCCCGGTCGCGAGCGTGCGCAGGACGAGGCCGAGACTCGCGAGGAAGACGAGGAACTGCAGAGGAGCCAGCACTCCCTGCACGAGTGTCCAAGGCGAGGCGTCGCGCCGTTGGCGCTCGGCGCTCGTGTAGAGCGGTGTGTGCCGGCCCTGGCGCTGACGCATGGCGTCGGCCCTCGCTCATTTCCCGGCTCCGTCCGGCGGAACCTCGTTATGGCGGAGCCTAGGCCCGGCCAGCGGAAACTGTCAATCCAAGTTGACGTTCTTCCAGAATGACAATTAGCCGATGGAGGCAGGGCGCCTGGGATTGCCAATCCTGAGCGGAAGCGTATCGTTGGCGCTACACGCGTCCGTTGCTTTCGGCGAGGTTGTGCGCATTAAAATGCGCTCTTTCCCACCGAGCCGCATCCTCGGGGAGGCGCCCATGGGTGAGTGGAGGCATTTCGGCGAGCGATTCGAGTTCCCTGCGGTCGCGCCGGATTGCGCCGCCCTGGGAGAATCGCTGGCAGGCTCAGTCCTCGGGGATCAGCCCGGTGAAGCCCGAATGCGCGGTCAGCTCGCAAGCGTCGTCGAGGCGGAGATTCTGCCACGGCTCATGCTCGCTCACCGCGACCGGCCCCCCTCGCGCAGTCCGGTATCGAGCCGCCAGCCGACCCCTGAAGAGGTTCAGCGCCTCTGCGAATTGCTGCTCGCCCGCACTGACACCGACCTCGCCGCCGTCCTCCTGAATTTCCTTGATGCGGGGCTGACGCTCGAAGGCGTGCTGGTCGAGTTGCTCGCACCCGTGGCCCGACATCTCGGACAGCTCTGGGAAGACGATTCGTGTGACTTCGTGGATGTCACCGTCGCCCTCGGACGGCTCCAGGCGGCGACGCGGGATTTATGCGCGAGACTGGAGGACGATGCCGTCGACCCGTCGGGGCGCAGCATCCTCCTGATGCCGTGCGCCGGTGAGACGCACGTGTTCTGCCTGTCGCTCCTGGCGAGCATCTTCCGCGAGGCGGGATGGGATGTGACCACGACGGGTGCCGGGTCGGGTTGCGGCCCCGAAGAGCTCGTTCGCTCGGACTGGTTCGACGTCGCCGGTCTGACCCTTTCCTGCGACGTCTTCCTCCCGGCCCTTCCGGATCTGATCCGCAACTTGCGCATCGCCTCGCGCAACCCGAGGCTCAAGGTCCTGGTCGGAGGGCCCTACTTCGCCAGGAATCCGGGCCATGTGCGCCTCGTGGGTGCGGACGGCACCGCGGAAGATGGGCGGCTTGCACCGCTCATTGCGGAAAGCTTGCTTGAAATGCGATCGCGAGCCTGTTGATAAGGGCGCTTCCCGCGCCATCACGAAGTATTGACCTTGAGCAGCTTGGCGAGCCCCTCTCCCCGGCGCCCTTCCCCGGCGCTGCAACAGGCGGCCGGCCTTCTCGACAGCGAGCAGGCCGGGCTGCTGATTGCGGCGACGTCCGATCTGTCCCTCGTTGTCGATGAGCGCGGCATCATCCGCGACACGAGCGCGGGCCGCTCCGATTTCGAGGGCCAGGGCATCGAATCCTGGCTCGGCCGGCCGTGGATCGACACCGTGACGGTCGAGAGCCGGCCGAAGATCGATGCGTTGCTGCGCGATGCGGCACCCGGCACCATCACCCGCTGGCGGCAGGTCAACCATCCCTCCCCCACCGGGACCGATCTTCCGATCCGCTACGCCACGCTCCGGCCGCAGAAGGACGGACCGATCATCGTGGTCGGCCAGGATCTTCGGTCGGTCGCCGCGCTGCAGCGACGTCTGGCTGAGGCTCAGCAGGCGCTGGAGCGTGACTACGACCGCCTGCGCACGGCCGAGACACGCTACAAGCTCTTGTTCCAGCTCTCCGGCGAACCCGTGCTGGTGATCGATGCGGGCACGCGGCGCGTGACGGAGATCAATCCGGCCGCGATGCGGCTGCTCGGCCGTTCGCTGAAGCGCGTCGTCGGCGGAGATGCCGCCGACCTGTTTGACGCGGGAAGTCTGCGCGAGCTCGAAACCCTGTTCGCGGGCCTGCGCGTCACGGGGCAGGCAACCGATCTCGTCGTGCCGTTGAACGGCGGCCGGGGTGATGTCCGCGTTTCCGCGTCCCTGTTCCGCGGCGAGGGCACGACCTCCGTGCTGATGCGCCTCGCCCCGCTGGCGCCGGTCACGCCCGAGCGTGTCGAATTCAACGGTGGTGCGCTCGACATCATCCAGCGGATGCCGGAGGGCTTTGTCGTCACCGACGCCGCGCGCCGAATTCTGACCGCTAACACCGCCTTCCTCGACCTCACGCAGCACGCGACCGAGGAGCAGGTGCGAGGGCGGACGTTAGACAACTGGCTCGGCCGTGAGGAGACCGAAGCGCTCTCGCTG
Proteins encoded:
- a CDS encoding magnesium chelatase subunit H, which produces MPRRISADRPTIRVAIVTLDNHLASAVERARLRLAAQMPGLVLSFHAAAEWETDKAALQACEADIARADIVVSAMLFLDEHVRAILPALLARRDACDAMIGCLSAAEIVRTTRLHRFDMSGAKRSALDFLKRLRGKPGAEGNAARQMALVRKLPKILRFIPGSAQDVRAYFLTLQYWLAGSDENVASLVRFLVQRYAAGPRCGWREIAAAPAPQHYPETGLYHPRMSGRVGENLSAMPAVPGARGRVGLLLMRSYVLAGNTAHYDGVIAAFEARGLSVVPAFAAGLDNRPAVDAFFTADGQPTIDALVSLTGFSLVGGPAYNDSAAAEATLARLDVPYLAAHALEFQTLEQWEAGARGLSPVEATMMVAIPELDGATAPMVFGGRSSGSGPGNARDMRVHPERAERLAARIERLVSLRNRPKHERRLAVVLFNFPPNAGATGSAAFLSVYASLLNTLRGLKADGYDVEVPASVDALRETILGGNAARYGTPANVHARVSAEEHVRRETFLPEIEAQWGPAPGRHQSNGADILVLGARFGNVFVGVQPAFGYEGDPMRLLFEEGFAPTHAFCAFYRWLHEDFSADAVLHFGTHGALEFMPGKQSGLSGACWPERLIGDLPNIYLYAANNPSEGTLAKRRSAATLVSYLTPSLATAGLYRGLSDLKVSIERWRGLEPEAFSERTALAAIIQAQGAAVDLVPAEPAWEGDTGPRVAALAAALSELEQTLIPHGLHVVGEGMAGEERVDLLLALADASHGLKPARAGIERLTEGAALNEALAEAGLPLSEANRTAFANLARIDRDLTRDSEMPSLLRALDGRFIAPVAGGDLLRNPAILPTGRNLHGFDPYRLPSAFALADGAKQVARVLERHIAEGRALPESVALVLWGTDNLKSEGGPIAQALALIGAAPRFDGYGRLAGAELIPLERLGRPRIDAVVTLSGIFRDLLPLQTRLLAEASFLAASADEPIDRNFVRKHALAIQAEQACDFETAALRVFSNAEGAYGANVNHLVESGRWDDEGELCETFSRRKSFAYGRTGRPEPRRDLMKAVLARVDLAYQNLDSVELGVTSVDHYFDGLGGMSRAVARAKGASVPIYISDQTRGEGRVRSLDEQVALETRTRMLNPKWYEGLLGHGYEGVRQIEATLTNTVGWSATAGAVQPWIYERITETFVLDDQMRDRMASLNPTACAKVASRLIEAHRRGFWTPDPAMRDALDRAEEELEDRLEGVTPGITAGVAA
- the bchB gene encoding ferredoxin:protochlorophyllide reductase (ATP-dependent) subunit B, producing the protein MQLTVWTYEGPPHIGAMRVATAMEGLHYVLHAPQGDTYADLLFTMIDRRAKRPPVTYTTFQAQDLGRDTAAIFKEAVAAAYARFRPQAMIVGASCTAELIQDDPGGLARALDLPIPVIPLELPAYQKKENWGASETFYRLVRALAGSPAERRSRTGRRPCCNLLGPTALGFRNRDDLIEVRLILDALGIAVNVVAPLGASPGDLARLGEADFNVVLYPEVARSAAQYLEKTFGQPFVDTVPIGVGATRRFVEAVAALAGADPAPVLADASSRLPWYSRSVDSTYLTGKRVFVFGDATHALAIARVAAHELGFRLVGLGSYSREFAREVRAEAALHGIEATITDDYLDVEAAIQAAMPELVLGTQMERHVAKRLGIPCAVISAPIHVQDFPARHSPQMGFEGANVLFDTLVHPLMMGLEEHLLGMFREDPEFHDGAAPSHLGRTPSRIADAAERAPMNPPLASAPVPSLPIPDADAIRTAPWAPDAEKELKKIPFFVRGKARANTERFARERHLPLITLETLYDAKAHFGR
- a CDS encoding IS1 family transposase, translating into MDWECGGRDKATCERLIQRLQRWRTRLYCTDAYAAYTALLPIGQHYTGKDETHSIERDNARQRHWLARFRRRSIVVSKAKRMVDVSLALFARFAGNCRISDLLSMLT